A genomic segment from Meiothermus cerbereus DSM 11376 encodes:
- a CDS encoding ABC transporter permease yields the protein MRLEPLAHASPWRMLGVTLAALGLAFVLVGGVFVAYGQNPLEVYRLMFTGTLLEARGWQEILRRSIPLLLIGVGLTLAFRTQFYNIGAEGQLLLGAVLAAGVALFLPLPAPLSLPAMALAGALGGALWCGLAAWLRLRFSVNEILSTLMLNYVAQSLVIFLINGPWRGKDVRGYIYSDRFAEYQQIPLWPGSSVHWPTLLLGVLLALLLQFLLFRTTLGFRMRIAGENPGAARYLGIAQGRVLLLLALITGGMAGLAGVGEIAGIHHRLIEPSQLSSGYGFTAIIVAWLARGHPALVLLTAPLMGLVLAGGDLLKVSLNMPFRIVDVFSGVILFCLIGSELFLRYRLRWGR from the coding sequence ATGAGGCTCGAGCCCCTCGCCCACGCCTCGCCCTGGCGGATGCTGGGGGTTACGCTGGCTGCGCTGGGGCTGGCCTTTGTGCTGGTGGGGGGGGTGTTTGTGGCCTATGGGCAGAATCCGCTCGAGGTCTACCGGCTCATGTTTACCGGAACCCTGCTGGAGGCCAGAGGCTGGCAGGAGATCCTGCGCCGCAGCATTCCCTTGCTCCTGATTGGGGTGGGCCTCACCCTGGCTTTTCGCACCCAGTTCTACAACATCGGGGCCGAGGGGCAGCTTTTGCTGGGGGCGGTGTTGGCGGCGGGGGTGGCCCTCTTCCTGCCCCTGCCCGCTCCCCTGAGCCTGCCGGCGATGGCGCTGGCCGGGGCTTTGGGCGGGGCGCTGTGGTGCGGCCTGGCGGCCTGGCTGCGGCTGCGCTTCAGCGTCAACGAGATCCTCTCCACCCTGATGCTCAACTACGTGGCCCAGTCGCTGGTGATCTTCCTGATTAACGGCCCCTGGCGCGGCAAGGACGTGCGGGGCTACATCTACTCCGACCGTTTTGCCGAGTACCAGCAGATTCCGCTTTGGCCGGGCTCGAGCGTCCACTGGCCCACCTTGCTTTTGGGCGTGCTGCTGGCCCTTTTGTTGCAGTTTTTGCTCTTTCGCACCACCCTGGGTTTCCGCATGCGCATCGCGGGCGAGAACCCCGGGGCGGCCCGCTATTTGGGCATCGCGCAGGGCCGGGTGCTCTTGCTCTTGGCCCTCATCACCGGGGGTATGGCCGGTCTGGCTGGGGTGGGCGAGATCGCCGGCATCCACCACCGCCTGATTGAGCCCAGCCAGCTCTCTTCCGGCTATGGCTTTACCGCCATCATCGTGGCCTGGCTGGCCCGGGGGCACCCTGCGCTGGTGCTCCTCACCGCTCCCCTGATGGGCCTGGTGCTGGCGGGGGGCGACCTGTTGAAGGTGAGCCTGAACATGCCCTTTCGCATTGTGGACGTGTTTAGCGGGGTAATTCTTTTTTGCCTGATTGGCTCGGAGCTATTTTTGCGCTACCGTCTTCGCTGGGGAAGGTAA
- a CDS encoding ABC transporter ATP-binding protein: MPALLELKNITKRFPGVVANDGVSLEVYPGEVLALLGENGAGKSTLVSILYGLYRPDEGEILVEGRPARIGSPMDALRLGIGLVPQHPTLVNRHTVAENLALGIGSPLLPAQRIVPLVERMAQGYGLQIDPRARVYQLSPGEKQRVEIVRALLRGAKVLILDEPTSVLTPQEAEALFRVMRELRAAGKSLVFISHKLEEVLSIADRCTVLRRGRVVGSLPKEEASKARLAELMVGRTVSFERKRQAAQVGDVVLEVEQLEARSSRNLPALRGVSFALHRGEILGIAGVAGNGQSELVEVLAGLRNPTAGSLRLLGQPLPAHPARLFELGVAHIPEDRIHMGTVPSMSVTENLALRTFDRPPLARGALLDPAAFLAQAEARVRAYAIATPSLHTPSRLLSGGNIQKVILARELAGQPQLILAVHPTYGLDIGATEQVHRVLLEKTQQGAAVLLVSEDLEELLSLCDRIGVLYRGWLKGPFAVGSLTREEIGLLMTGGEV, encoded by the coding sequence ATGCCGGCCCTGCTCGAGCTGAAAAACATCACCAAGCGCTTTCCGGGGGTGGTCGCCAACGACGGGGTGAGCCTCGAGGTCTACCCCGGCGAGGTGCTGGCCCTGCTGGGGGAAAATGGGGCGGGTAAGTCCACCCTGGTCTCCATCCTCTATGGGCTGTATCGCCCCGACGAGGGGGAGATTCTGGTGGAGGGCCGTCCGGCCAGGATTGGCTCGCCGATGGACGCGCTAAGGCTGGGCATCGGGCTGGTGCCCCAGCACCCCACGCTGGTAAACCGCCACACCGTAGCGGAGAACCTGGCATTGGGCATTGGCAGCCCCCTGCTGCCTGCCCAGCGCATTGTGCCGCTGGTGGAGCGGATGGCCCAGGGCTATGGTTTGCAGATAGACCCCAGGGCCCGGGTTTACCAGCTTTCACCCGGTGAGAAGCAACGGGTGGAGATTGTGCGGGCCTTGTTGCGGGGGGCTAAGGTGCTGATCCTGGACGAGCCCACCAGCGTGCTCACCCCCCAGGAGGCCGAGGCCTTGTTCAGGGTCATGCGCGAGCTACGGGCGGCGGGCAAGTCGCTCGTTTTTATCTCCCACAAGCTCGAGGAGGTGCTGTCCATTGCCGACCGCTGCACGGTGCTGCGCCGGGGGCGGGTGGTGGGCAGCCTGCCTAAAGAAGAGGCCAGCAAGGCCAGGCTGGCCGAGCTGATGGTAGGGCGCACGGTGAGCTTCGAGCGCAAACGGCAAGCCGCGCAGGTGGGCGATGTGGTACTCGAGGTCGAGCAACTCGAGGCCCGCTCGAGCCGCAACCTGCCGGCCTTGCGGGGGGTCTCCTTTGCACTGCACCGCGGGGAGATTCTGGGCATCGCCGGGGTGGCGGGCAATGGCCAGAGCGAGCTGGTGGAGGTGCTGGCAGGATTGCGCAACCCCACAGCGGGTTCTTTGCGTCTGCTGGGGCAGCCCCTGCCAGCCCATCCGGCCCGCCTGTTTGAGCTGGGTGTGGCCCACATCCCCGAAGACCGCATTCACATGGGCACGGTTCCCAGCATGAGCGTGACCGAAAACCTGGCCCTGCGTACCTTCGACCGGCCCCCGCTGGCCCGTGGGGCTTTGCTCGACCCGGCGGCTTTTTTGGCCCAGGCCGAGGCCCGGGTGCGGGCTTATGCCATCGCCACGCCCAGCCTGCATACCCCCTCGAGGCTCCTTTCCGGCGGCAACATCCAAAAAGTTATTCTGGCCCGCGAGCTGGCCGGGCAGCCCCAGCTCATTCTGGCCGTCCACCCCACCTACGGCCTGGATATTGGGGCCACCGAGCAGGTGCACCGGGTCTTGCTGGAAAAAACCCAGCAGGGGGCGGCGGTGCTCTTGGTCTCGGAAGACCTGGAAGAACTGCTTTCGCTCTGCGACCGGATAGGGGTGCTCTACCGGGGATGGCTCAAGGGCCCTTTTGCGGTCGGTAGCCTCACCCGCGAAGAGATTGGCCTGCTGATGACCGGAGGTGAGGTATGA
- the xdhC gene encoding xanthine dehydrogenase accessory protein XdhC translates to MRWFEHFRELVARQEPLVMVTLVAVRGHAPQEAGAKMLVTAGATYGTIGGGNLEATAIHLARQMLAERALAPQMHTIRLTENALAEYGVQCCGGEVSLLLEPVISHKPTVAIFGLGHVGLALARVLSICPIALWLADSRAQMLAPERLEPLRQGQAEIKTFHAPILDGVVNDLPEGAHLVILTHDHAEDLFVLERALRRADLGYIGLIGSASKWARFRQKLGQQGFSEADFKRVTTPIGLPGAKSKAPEAIAIATAAQLLPHIFGTLQARPAREKVAE, encoded by the coding sequence ATGCGCTGGTTTGAGCACTTCCGCGAGCTGGTGGCCAGGCAGGAGCCGCTGGTCATGGTCACGTTGGTGGCGGTGCGGGGCCATGCCCCCCAGGAGGCCGGGGCCAAGATGCTGGTCACAGCGGGCGCGACCTACGGCACCATTGGGGGTGGGAACCTCGAGGCCACCGCCATCCATCTGGCCCGGCAGATGCTGGCCGAGCGTGCCCTGGCCCCCCAGATGCACACCATCCGGCTCACCGAAAACGCCCTTGCCGAGTATGGGGTGCAGTGCTGCGGGGGTGAGGTGAGCCTGTTGCTCGAGCCGGTTATCTCGCACAAGCCCACCGTGGCGATTTTCGGACTGGGACACGTGGGGCTGGCGCTGGCCAGGGTCCTCTCCATCTGTCCCATAGCGCTCTGGCTGGCCGACTCGAGGGCCCAGATGCTCGCCCCTGAGCGACTGGAACCGCTGCGCCAGGGCCAGGCCGAGATCAAAACTTTCCACGCGCCCATCCTGGACGGGGTGGTAAACGACCTGCCAGAGGGCGCGCACCTGGTCATCCTGACCCACGACCACGCCGAGGATTTGTTCGTGCTCGAGCGGGCTTTGCGCCGGGCCGACCTGGGGTATATCGGCCTGATCGGCAGCGCTAGCAAGTGGGCCCGCTTCCGGCAGAAGCTGGGCCAGCAGGGCTTTTCCGAGGCCGATTTCAAGCGGGTGACCACCCCCATTGGTCTTCCGGGGGCCAAAAGCAAAGCGCCGGAGGCCATTGCCATTGCCACGGCGGCCCAACTGCTGCCGCATATTTTCGGCACCCTCCAGGCTAGGCCGGCCCGGGAAAAGGTGGCCGAGTAA
- the xdhB gene encoding xanthine dehydrogenase molybdopterin binding subunit has protein sequence MKIIGRAVPHESARGHVTGRALYTDDLWPRYPQALHAWPVQAPHAHARITRLEASAAYALPGVVRVLTAADVPGLNDSGIKGDEPLFPSEVMYHGQAVAWVLAESEEAARLGAAQVQVDYEPLPAILTLHEAIRQGSFQGAMLQVRRGDVAQGLEASARVLEGELELGGQEHFYLETQASLALLDESGHLLVHASTQHPSETQEVVAQVLGLPRSQVTVQCIRMGGGFGGKEVQANPYAAVAALGAYLTRRPVRVRLSRLQDITLTGKRHPFYARWKVGFSEEGLLNALKIELFSDGGWSQDLSEPVLARALCHLDNAYYIPHLEATGRVCKTHKTSQTAFRGFGGPQGMVFIEEILDRVARSLSLPPEAVRERNFYRLSDTQETITTHYGQVVKDAERIRLIWDELKASAEFDRRRREIALFNAQNPQRKRGLAMTPVKFGISFNFTTYNQAGALVLVYQDGSVQVNHGGTEMGQGLFTKIQQIAAEALGVPLKAIRLMPTRTDKIPNTSATAASTGADLNGAAVKEACEKIKGRLAVVAAQKLGVHPADVVFQDGQVYSIWKPAERIPFTEVVRAAYAQRVQLFADGFYRTPGLHWDKSRMQGQPFHYFAFGAAVSEVEVDGFTGQYTLRRVDILHDAGDSLSPLVDLGQVEGGFMQGLGWLTLEDLRWDAKGQVATRSASTYKLPSFSELPEVFNVRLLPKASESGVVYGSKAVGEPPLMLAISVREALRDAVAAFGAEGSRSPVELASPATPEAVYLAIERVRQKALVSGD, from the coding sequence ATGAAGATTATCGGTCGAGCGGTTCCCCACGAATCAGCCCGGGGACACGTGACCGGGCGGGCCCTCTACACCGACGACCTCTGGCCCCGCTACCCCCAGGCCCTTCACGCCTGGCCGGTGCAGGCCCCCCATGCCCACGCCCGCATCACCCGGCTGGAGGCCTCGGCTGCCTATGCCCTGCCGGGGGTGGTGCGGGTGCTCACTGCCGCGGATGTGCCGGGCCTGAACGACTCCGGCATCAAAGGCGACGAGCCTTTGTTCCCCTCCGAGGTGATGTACCACGGCCAGGCAGTGGCTTGGGTGCTGGCCGAAAGCGAGGAGGCTGCGCGGCTGGGCGCGGCGCAGGTGCAGGTCGACTACGAACCGCTGCCAGCCATCCTCACCCTGCATGAGGCCATCCGCCAGGGGAGCTTCCAGGGGGCTATGCTGCAGGTGAGGCGGGGCGATGTGGCCCAGGGCTTAGAGGCCTCGGCGCGGGTGCTCGAGGGCGAGCTCGAGCTGGGGGGGCAGGAGCACTTTTACCTGGAAACCCAGGCCTCGCTGGCCCTGCTGGACGAGAGCGGCCACCTCCTGGTGCACGCCTCCACCCAGCACCCCTCCGAGACCCAGGAGGTGGTGGCCCAGGTGCTGGGCCTGCCGCGCAGCCAGGTCACGGTGCAGTGCATCCGCATGGGCGGGGGCTTTGGCGGGAAGGAAGTCCAGGCCAACCCCTACGCTGCGGTGGCGGCTTTGGGGGCCTACCTGACCCGGCGCCCGGTGCGGGTGCGGCTTTCGCGCCTGCAAGACATCACCCTGACCGGCAAGCGCCACCCCTTCTACGCCCGCTGGAAGGTGGGCTTTTCCGAGGAGGGCCTCTTGAATGCCCTAAAAATCGAGCTTTTCTCTGACGGGGGCTGGTCGCAAGACCTGAGCGAGCCGGTGCTGGCTCGAGCCCTCTGCCACCTGGACAACGCCTATTACATCCCCCACCTCGAGGCCACCGGGCGGGTCTGCAAGACCCACAAGACCTCCCAGACCGCCTTCAGGGGCTTTGGCGGGCCGCAGGGCATGGTCTTTATCGAGGAGATCCTCGACCGGGTGGCCCGCAGCCTGAGCCTGCCGCCCGAGGCGGTGCGGGAGCGCAACTTCTACCGGCTGTCCGACACCCAGGAGACCATCACCACCCATTACGGCCAGGTGGTCAAGGACGCCGAGCGCATCCGGCTCATCTGGGACGAGCTCAAAGCCAGCGCCGAGTTCGACCGCCGCCGCCGCGAGATCGCCTTGTTCAACGCCCAGAACCCCCAGCGCAAGCGGGGCCTGGCCATGACCCCGGTCAAGTTTGGCATCTCCTTCAACTTCACCACCTACAACCAGGCCGGAGCACTGGTGCTCGTGTACCAGGATGGCTCGGTGCAGGTCAACCACGGGGGCACCGAGATGGGCCAGGGGCTTTTTACCAAAATCCAGCAAATTGCCGCCGAGGCCCTGGGGGTGCCGCTAAAGGCCATCCGCCTGATGCCCACCCGCACCGACAAGATTCCCAACACCTCCGCCACCGCAGCCTCCACCGGGGCCGACCTGAACGGGGCCGCGGTCAAGGAGGCCTGCGAAAAGATCAAGGGCCGCCTGGCCGTGGTGGCCGCCCAGAAGTTGGGTGTGCACCCTGCCGACGTGGTCTTCCAGGACGGCCAGGTCTACAGCATCTGGAAGCCCGCCGAGCGCATCCCCTTTACCGAGGTGGTCAGGGCCGCCTATGCCCAGCGGGTGCAGCTCTTTGCCGATGGCTTCTACCGCACCCCTGGTCTCCACTGGGACAAGAGCCGGATGCAGGGCCAGCCCTTCCACTACTTCGCCTTTGGCGCAGCCGTGAGCGAGGTGGAGGTAGACGGCTTCACCGGCCAGTACACCCTGCGCCGGGTGGATATCCTGCACGACGCGGGCGACTCCCTATCGCCCTTGGTGGATCTGGGCCAGGTGGAGGGGGGCTTCATGCAGGGCCTGGGCTGGCTCACGCTGGAAGACCTGCGCTGGGACGCCAAAGGGCAGGTGGCCACCCGCTCGGCCAGCACCTACAAACTCCCCAGCTTTTCCGAGCTGCCCGAGGTGTTCAATGTGCGGTTGTTGCCCAAAGCCAGCGAAAGCGGGGTGGTCTACGGCTCCAAGGCGGTAGGCGAGCCCCCCCTGATGCTGGCCATCTCGGTGCGGGAGGCCCTGCGAGATGCGGTCGCGGCCTTTGGGGCAGAGGGCTCACGCTCACCGGTTGAGCTGGCCTCACCCGCCACGCCCGAGGCGGTTTACTTGGCCATCGAGCGGGTGCGGCAAAAGGCCCTGGTTTCGGGGGACTAG
- a CDS encoding xanthine dehydrogenase small subunit, whose translation MGEISFKLNGQTVGVSGVDPHTTALSWLRQQGWIGSKEGCAEGECGACALLLLRPEGQGARLEAVNGCLLLLPSLAGQEVWTVEGLAQGERLHPVQEAMLQGGSQCGYCTPGFVVSMAAEYYRKNRSNFDLEALSGNLCRCTGYRPIRDAALSLGQPAPHDPLAQRLNTPVEAVKSLEYSPKTGSSPRFYRPLSLPELFRILAEHPAAKLVAGGTDWVVEVNQRFARAEVQVDISQVPELQTLFWGQNYVEIGAGVTLSELEHWLEGRIPLLAQWFPLFASRLIRNRATLGGNLGTASPIGDGPPVLLALGAEVVLTGAAGERALPLERFFTGYRQTAFEPGEVIRAVRIPLPLAPQARFYKVSKRRMDDISTVAAAFALRLEGGRVQSIRIGLGGVAPTPVRASQTEAFLEGKPWDERTVRAASELIRSEFRPIDDHRGSAAYRSAMLSSLLQKFYAETAEVRA comes from the coding sequence GTGGGCGAAATCAGTTTTAAGTTGAACGGGCAAACGGTTGGGGTTTCAGGTGTAGACCCCCACACCACGGCACTCTCCTGGTTGCGTCAGCAAGGTTGGATAGGCAGCAAAGAGGGCTGCGCCGAGGGGGAGTGCGGGGCCTGCGCGCTGCTTTTGCTGCGGCCCGAGGGCCAGGGCGCGCGGCTCGAGGCCGTAAACGGCTGCCTGCTGCTGCTGCCCAGCCTGGCGGGCCAGGAGGTCTGGACGGTGGAGGGGCTGGCGCAGGGGGAGAGGCTGCACCCGGTGCAGGAGGCCATGCTCCAGGGCGGCTCGCAGTGCGGCTACTGCACGCCGGGTTTTGTGGTGAGCATGGCGGCAGAATATTACCGCAAAAATCGGAGCAACTTCGACCTCGAGGCCCTTTCCGGCAACCTCTGCCGCTGCACCGGCTACCGGCCCATCCGGGATGCCGCCCTCTCGCTGGGCCAGCCTGCGCCCCACGACCCCCTGGCGCAGCGGCTAAACACCCCGGTGGAGGCGGTGAAGTCGCTCGAGTACAGCCCCAAAACCGGGTCATCTCCGCGCTTTTACCGGCCCCTATCCCTGCCCGAGCTTTTTCGCATCCTGGCCGAGCACCCTGCGGCCAAGCTGGTAGCGGGTGGAACCGACTGGGTGGTGGAGGTCAACCAGCGCTTTGCTCGAGCGGAGGTGCAGGTGGACATCAGCCAGGTGCCAGAACTTCAGACCCTTTTTTGGGGCCAGAACTATGTCGAGATTGGCGCGGGCGTAACCCTTTCCGAGCTCGAGCACTGGCTGGAAGGGCGCATTCCCCTCTTGGCCCAGTGGTTTCCCCTGTTTGCCTCCCGCCTGATCCGCAACCGGGCTACCCTAGGGGGCAACCTGGGCACGGCCTCACCCATTGGCGACGGGCCGCCGGTGCTCTTGGCCCTGGGGGCCGAGGTGGTGCTTACCGGCGCAGCGGGGGAGCGGGCGCTGCCGCTCGAGCGCTTCTTCACCGGCTACCGCCAGACCGCCTTTGAGCCCGGCGAGGTCATCCGGGCAGTGCGAATCCCCCTGCCCCTGGCCCCCCAGGCCCGCTTCTACAAGGTGTCCAAGCGCCGTATGGACGATATCTCCACCGTGGCCGCGGCCTTTGCCTTGCGGCTGGAGGGGGGCCGGGTGCAGTCCATCCGCATCGGCCTGGGCGGGGTGGCCCCCACCCCCGTGCGGGCCAGCCAGACCGAGGCTTTCCTGGAGGGCAAGCCCTGGGATGAGCGCACCGTGCGGGCCGCCAGCGAGCTGATCCGCAGCGAGTTCAGGCCCATTGACGACCACCGCGGCAGCGCGGCCTACCGCAGCGCTATGCTCTCGAGCCTGCTGCAAAAGTTCTACGCCGAAACTGCGGAGGTGCGGGCATGA
- a CDS encoding type II toxin-antitoxin system VapC family toxin, with translation MPERYCLDASAVLAYLQQEMGWERVQDALRDGAAISAVNLAEVLGKLKGKGKEPGRILTRLLALGLQVLPFTIETARIAGELDPATRTLGLSLGDRACLSTAMAHGMVALTADRTWEQVSGVGVEVIRGS, from the coding sequence ATGCCTGAGCGGTACTGCCTGGATGCCTCCGCTGTTCTGGCCTACCTCCAACAGGAAATGGGCTGGGAACGGGTGCAGGACGCCCTTAGGGACGGGGCAGCCATAAGCGCGGTGAACCTGGCTGAGGTGTTGGGGAAGCTAAAGGGGAAGGGAAAAGAGCCTGGGCGTATCCTGACCAGGCTGCTGGCCCTGGGCTTGCAGGTTCTGCCATTTACCATTGAAACGGCCCGCATCGCTGGGGAGCTGGACCCAGCCACCCGTACCCTGGGCCTTTCCCTGGGGGATCGGGCTTGTTTGTCCACGGCAATGGCCCACGGAATGGTAGCCCTTACGGCTGATCGCACCTGGGAGCAGGTGTCGGGGGTCGGCGTGGAAGTGATCCGCGGTTCGTAA
- a CDS encoding AbrB/MazE/SpoVT family DNA-binding domain-containing protein, giving the protein MVKEAEFATLTLDYQGRLLLPKHIRQSLGVKPGSRLVVLVEGGRLILEPWEKVEAELWAEVADIEESLTEELLEERRREAVKDA; this is encoded by the coding sequence ATGGTGAAAGAAGCAGAATTTGCCACACTTACCCTAGATTACCAGGGCCGGCTGCTTCTCCCCAAACACATCCGCCAGAGCCTGGGGGTGAAGCCGGGGAGCCGGTTGGTGGTCCTGGTGGAGGGGGGCCGCCTCATCCTCGAGCCCTGGGAGAAGGTGGAAGCCGAGCTTTGGGCGGAGGTGGCCGATATTGAGGAAAGTCTGACAGAGGAGCTTTTAGAAGAACGCCGTAGGGAAGCGGTCAAGGATGCCTGA
- the clpA gene encoding ATP-dependent Clp protease ATP-binding subunit ClpA, with translation METPLTPTLERSIRRALEIALERGHEYAGLEHLLLALLDDPDASRVLQSCKVDLGHLRALLEESLRQFERIPGVEPEPTTAFQRVIQRAVLQMRSAGRDQANGANVLVAIMDERQSAAYALLEQLGVTRLDLTAALSRGALPRGASPSIEPVQVGEDGAGVAQNPLEAYCTNLTEQARKGQLDPLIGREKELERILTVLSRRQKNNPLLVGDPGVGKTAIVEGLAQLIVEQEKTPAAKNRTPGVPLPSKLVGAEVFALDMGSLLAGTRYRGDFEERVKAVMKALEAHPNAILFIDEIHTIVGAGSTTGSVVDASNLLKPALTGKLKCIGATTFAEYKHFEKDRAIARRFQKIDVGEPSQADAVKILEGLKPRLEAHHQLTYTRQALERAVELAARHLSERRLPDSALDVLDEAGAAQALLPPGKRKNRIGVAEVEATVARMARIPAKNLSRDDEAVLANLEQELKAAVFGQDKAVEEVASAIKLARAGLRDPQKPMGSYLFAGPTGVGKTELARQLAASLGVPLLRFDMSEYMEKHSVSRLIGAPPGYVGFDQGGLLTDAVLQNPHAVLLLDEIEKAHPDLYAILLQVMDYGKLTDHNGKNVDFRSTILIMTTNAGAAEASELRVGFLGGTRSEASEEALRRMFTPEFRNRLDAIVHFDPLSPVVMQQIVGKFLGQLEAQLKERKVALEVHPEALAWLAEKGYDRLMGARPLARLIQEKIKKPLADLLLFGPLKHGGRLQIVRQGEEILLQAQPA, from the coding sequence ATGGAGACTCCTTTGACCCCCACCCTCGAACGTTCTATTCGCCGTGCGCTGGAAATTGCCCTCGAGCGGGGGCACGAGTACGCCGGCCTCGAGCACCTGCTGCTGGCCCTGCTCGACGACCCCGACGCCAGCCGGGTCTTGCAATCGTGCAAAGTGGATCTGGGGCACTTGCGGGCTTTGCTGGAGGAGTCGCTGCGGCAGTTCGAGCGCATTCCGGGTGTCGAGCCCGAGCCCACCACCGCCTTTCAGCGGGTCATCCAGCGGGCCGTGCTGCAAATGCGCTCGGCCGGACGCGACCAGGCCAACGGCGCCAACGTGCTGGTGGCCATCATGGATGAGCGTCAGTCGGCGGCCTATGCCTTGCTGGAGCAGCTTGGCGTAACCCGGCTCGACCTGACCGCGGCCCTCTCGCGGGGGGCTTTGCCCAGGGGTGCCAGCCCGAGCATCGAACCCGTGCAGGTGGGGGAAGATGGGGCGGGGGTGGCGCAGAACCCGCTGGAGGCCTACTGCACCAACCTGACCGAACAGGCCCGCAAGGGCCAGCTCGACCCGCTCATTGGCCGGGAGAAGGAGCTCGAGCGCATCCTGACCGTCCTCTCCCGCCGCCAGAAGAACAATCCCCTCCTGGTGGGCGACCCTGGGGTGGGCAAGACCGCCATCGTGGAGGGGCTGGCCCAGCTCATTGTGGAACAGGAGAAGACACCTGCGGCAAAGAACCGCACCCCGGGGGTTCCGCTGCCCAGCAAGCTGGTGGGGGCCGAGGTCTTTGCCCTGGATATGGGCAGCCTGCTGGCCGGTACGCGCTACCGGGGCGACTTCGAGGAGCGCGTGAAGGCGGTGATGAAGGCCCTCGAGGCCCACCCCAACGCCATTCTCTTCATTGACGAGATTCATACCATCGTGGGGGCGGGCTCCACCACCGGCTCTGTGGTGGACGCCAGCAACCTGCTCAAACCGGCCCTGACCGGCAAGCTCAAGTGCATCGGGGCCACCACCTTTGCCGAGTACAAGCACTTCGAGAAGGACCGGGCCATCGCCCGGCGCTTCCAGAAGATCGACGTGGGCGAGCCCTCTCAGGCCGACGCAGTCAAAATTCTGGAGGGACTCAAACCGCGCCTGGAGGCCCATCACCAGCTCACCTACACCAGGCAGGCCCTCGAGCGGGCGGTGGAGCTGGCCGCCCGGCACCTTTCCGAGCGCCGCCTGCCCGACTCGGCCCTGGACGTGCTGGACGAGGCCGGGGCGGCCCAGGCCCTGCTGCCGCCGGGCAAGCGCAAGAACCGCATCGGGGTGGCCGAGGTGGAGGCCACCGTGGCCCGCATGGCCCGCATTCCCGCCAAGAACCTCTCCCGCGACGACGAAGCGGTGCTGGCGAACCTCGAGCAGGAGCTCAAGGCCGCGGTTTTTGGGCAGGACAAAGCGGTGGAGGAGGTGGCCAGCGCCATCAAGCTGGCGCGGGCCGGTCTGCGCGACCCACAAAAACCGATGGGCTCGTATCTGTTTGCAGGCCCTACCGGGGTGGGCAAAACCGAGCTGGCCCGCCAGCTCGCAGCCTCGCTGGGGGTTCCACTGCTGCGCTTCGACATGTCGGAGTACATGGAGAAGCACTCGGTCTCGCGGCTCATCGGTGCCCCGCCGGGCTACGTGGGCTTCGACCAGGGCGGCCTGCTGACCGACGCAGTGCTGCAGAACCCCCACGCGGTGCTTTTGCTCGACGAGATCGAAAAGGCCCACCCCGACCTCTACGCCATCCTGCTGCAGGTGATGGACTACGGCAAGCTGACCGACCACAACGGTAAAAATGTGGACTTCCGCAGCACCATCCTGATCATGACCACCAACGCCGGGGCCGCCGAGGCCAGCGAGCTGCGGGTGGGCTTTTTGGGCGGCACCCGCTCGGAGGCCAGCGAAGAGGCCCTAAGGCGCATGTTTACCCCGGAGTTCCGCAACCGCCTGGACGCCATCGTACACTTCGACCCGCTTTCCCCGGTGGTCATGCAGCAAATTGTGGGCAAGTTTCTGGGCCAGCTCGAGGCCCAACTAAAAGAGCGCAAGGTGGCCCTGGAGGTTCACCCCGAGGCCCTGGCCTGGCTGGCCGAGAAGGGCTACGACCGCTTGATGGGCGCCCGCCCGCTGGCCCGGCTGATCCAGGAGAAAATCAAGAAGCCCCTGGCCGACCTGCTGCTCTTTGGCCCGCTCAAGCACGGGGGCCGCTTGCAGATTGTGCGTCAGGGTGAGGAGATTCTGCTCCAGGCCCAGCCTGCCTGA
- a CDS encoding cation transporter produces MYLSSQDQRWYRLAFALAILTVVYNLLEGLVSVWFGLADESLTLFGFGLDSFIEMISGLGILAMVLRIWRHPGQPKGRFEKTALQITGTGFYGLVGILSAMALYNLATGHRPETTLAGVVIAVISISLMWALIHYKTQAGVALGSEAMLADAKCARVCMYMSGLLLASSLIYSLSGIWFVDSLGALGLAYLSFTEGREAFAKANGAECGCHTGN; encoded by the coding sequence ATGTATCTTTCCTCCCAGGATCAACGCTGGTACCGATTGGCCTTTGCTCTGGCGATTCTGACCGTGGTCTACAACTTGCTCGAGGGACTGGTTTCGGTCTGGTTTGGCCTGGCCGATGAGTCGCTGACGCTATTTGGCTTTGGCCTGGACAGCTTTATCGAGATGATTTCGGGGCTGGGGATTCTGGCTATGGTGCTGCGCATCTGGCGGCATCCGGGCCAGCCCAAGGGACGCTTCGAGAAAACCGCCCTGCAGATTACCGGAACCGGGTTTTATGGACTGGTGGGGATTCTCTCGGCGATGGCTCTGTACAACCTGGCTACCGGGCACCGGCCCGAGACCACCCTGGCCGGCGTGGTGATTGCGGTTATTTCCATCTCGTTGATGTGGGCGCTCATTCACTATAAAACCCAAGCAGGTGTAGCCCTGGGCTCGGAGGCCATGCTGGCCGATGCCAAGTGTGCGCGGGTCTGCATGTATATGTCAGGCTTGCTGCTGGCCTCGAGCCTGATTTATAGCCTTAGCGGCATCTGGTTTGTGGACAGCCTGGGCGCCTTGGGGCTGGCCTACCTGTCTTTTACCGAAGGGCGCGAGGCCTTTGCCAAGGCCAACGGCGCTGAATGCGGTTGTCATACCGGAAACTAG